CTATAGGTCCAAGAGAAAAGGAAGCATCACACATTCTGGCTATAGCCTGAATCACCTAGATGCGGTGTATGCAAGGCAGGAGAGATGTGAGTTTTTCAAGGATCTTGGGGAAAAAGAGCTGTATCAGCTGGCCAAGCTTGGTTTATGCACAACTGAGATAGAGAATCTCAAGAAATTAAAGGAATCAGATGTTGAGGACAAGGATAGCTATATTGATAAGATAGAGCAAGACCTCAGGGCGAATCTGAAAGAAATCTGGAAAGCGGAGCATATCAGTGCCAAGAAGAAGGTTTCTCTTTGGATGGCGAGGTATATGCCGGGACTTAAGGGAATTCTGAAAAAGTAGTGTTATGTAATCTTTAATTATTTTAGTGAGAATAATTCATTGCATGTAGTAAATAGTAAGGGGCAATGGCATGAAGAAAGTTCTTCATTTACTTAGTGGCGGAGGCGCCGGAGGAATAGAGGTTTTGTGCGAGCAGATAGGGCTTCGCGGAGAGTACTGCCATGAGTTTTGCTTTCTCTTTTCTGCAGGGATTATTGCTGACAGGATGAAAGAGAAGGGGATAACTACATATGACCTGAGCAGTGAAGGTTTTATGGGGAAGCGTAGTCGCCTTAAGGAGACTTTTCTTGAGGGTGGTTACGATGCGGTCGTAGTGCATCATGAGGGTGTTAAGATTTATTATCTGTATGAGATGCTCATCAGGCTTGCAGAAAGAGAAAAGCTCCTGGAAGTGACCTTTATTAAGTATCTCCACTGCGCTTTTGATGAGGGTGTGTTTTATACAGGAAACTGGATTGAGGACAGAATTCATCATTTTATGCTGGGCAGGACCTTAAATGATTCTGATCATATTGTTGCGGTGTCTGAATTTGCAAGAGATTCCTATGTTGATGAGTATGGCATAGATGGAGCAAAAATCAAGGTAGTATATAACGGGATAGATGTGACAAAGAGTGCTTTCAGAGAAAAAACAGATAGCCTTGGTGCTGAGGATGCGAGTCGCGATAGTAGTCACCTTCTGTACATTGGTAGGGTGGTTCAGGAAAAGGGCCTGGAAGTTTTATTAAGGGCAATGGCTCTTTTGAAGGACAGGGGAGTTAAAACTCAGCTTGATATACTGGGTGATGGCGATGCAAGGACATCTCTTGAGAAGCTATCTACAGATCTTGGAATTTCCCAAAACGTGGTTTTCCATGGAGTTGTAATGGAAAAAGAGGTTTATTATAAGGCGGCAGGTATATTTGTATATCCATCAACCTGTCTTGAGGCCTTTGGAATTTCTGTTATTGAGGCAATGAATGAAGGGCTTGTATGTATTGCATCCAGAATAGGTGGAATTCCGGAGATCATGAGTGATGATTCGCAGGGGATTTTGTTTGAGGCAGGTAGTGTTGGTGCTCTGGCTGATGCCATTGTGGAAGCGCAGAGGAGATGCAGTGCCGATTTTTATGAGGATTATCGCGAAAAGATAATAGAGCGAGCAGCTGAGTTTGACATTGAAAAATCAGTCGGTGAATTAGAAGTGCTGATATAAATCGATGCTAAATATGAAAAAGAATCGTGTATAAAGTGTCGAGAATAATTTGGATAGTGATGTATGGAAAAAACTAGAAATGAGCTGATTTCGGTGGTAGTGCCGATTTACAATGCTGAAAAGTACATAAGAAGATGCGTGGATAGTATCCTTGCTCAGAGTTACAGTAATCTTGAGGTGATTCTGGTGGATGATGGTTCAACGGATTCAACACCTGGAATACTGGATGAATATGCTGAGGTTGATGAGAGAGTTAAGGTTATCCACAAGAAAAATGTTGGACATGCTCATTCCAGAAACAGGGGACTTGAGGCTGCTACAGGCGTATTTATCACCTTTATGGACTGTGACGACTACATGTATCCAGATTTTATGGAAAAGATGTATGGCGCAATCTGCGTTGATGACTCTGATCTTGCCTGCTGCTCTTTTAATTATGTGGATGAGCAGGGCCAGAAGCTGGGATGGAGCGAACCAGAACTTGAGAGGGTTAGAGTTAGTTCTATAGAAGCCCAGAAGGACTTCCTCACAAAGGTTAAGATTGAAGGCTTTTCCTGGAATAAGCTTGTTAGAAGGAGCATTTTGATAGATGGTGAAATCAGATATCCTGAGGATCAGAAGGCTTTTGTTGATATGTTCCTTTGGTTTAGGGCGATTTCGGCTTGTAAAGCTGTCAGCTATGTGTCTGATAAGCTATATAATTATTATCAGATGTCAGGTTCTGTAATACATACTATTAATGACGAGAAAATGGGTAATTATAGGACTACTCTTGGAAATATCAGAGGAATGGCCCATGAAAACGGCCTCGTGGCGGAAGGTGATTACTATGCATCTGCACGTATGCTGAGTCAGGTTATAGATCAGATCAAGCTTGATGTGAAGTCTGGCTTTAAATGTGGCTTCTGGCATAAGTTTAAGTGGGATGAACTATTCCTGATGGATAAGAGAGAAACGCTTCAAGCTATCTTTTCTCAGGAGAATGGTGGTTCTAAATTAAAGACCAGATTGAAAATGATGATGGTTAAATTATATATGAAATAGCTGATAAAAAGCGCACAGCCATGCATTAAACGTGACTGTGCGCTATGTTTTTATTCTTTTACCGTGGAAGATAGATGCAAATACATTCCCACAAGTGTAGGCATGATGTAGAACACGGCCCAGGAATACCTTGGTTGATCCTTGATCATTGGTGCCAGGAAAATGAAGGCAATGCATAGCCACACAGGTACAAAGGTAATAAGGTATCTGCCAAGCTTCTTATTTGTCATAAACAGCATGATTGATAGCATTACAATTACGTACAGCGCCAGATTGTTAAGTGATGAGATGATTGGCAGGCTGTTAACCATACGATAGAAGCTGCATATCATGATGGGGAGACCCTGCATGGAATCAGGTACATAGAGCTGTAAATACTCGATAAGTTCTGGTGTTGTAATTCCTTTTCCTGCATCAACATCCTGATTGTAAACGATGTTGTCAAAATCAGGCATAAAGATGTAATAGCTCTGATTCCAGGTAGCTTCCACGTAGCACATTGGGTGCTTGAAGAACATCTTAAACCATGTCTTGAAATAGGTTTTTAGCTGCTCGTCGGTAGATTTGCTACGGAACAGACTCTTTACATTATCTGAGCAGTGAGGAGTGTATGCCTTTGCAAGCTTGTCGTATTCAATGATTCCGTCGATAGCTTCTCTTTCTGTTGCAGTTACTTCATCGCCATAGTCCCTTACGTATCTGGCTGTCTGCTGGAACAGGAATGAATATGCGTCCTTCTGCCTTTCGATTACGACGTTGTGACTTGCGATTACGGCCTGATCAGCTGCGTTAGACAGGAGAAGCGCAACAACCATAACTATGAATGGAAGAGGGCTGAATTTAGCCTTCTTTTTTACAATAAGGATTATGTAAGTTATAACGAGAACTGCGCAGGTTGCATAGTAAATGTGAAGGCCGTTCTTCCTAAAGAGTGTCAGCATCATGGTTCCGGCGATCCATACGAGGATGAGCTTGTAATCCTTTTTGATACTGAATGTGGTCTTGTGCTCTACAACAATTGTGATAAGGCAAAGTGCGATGATAACGTAGCCTATCATGTGAGGATAGTCCTTGATGGCCCAGGCTGCGTTGCCCATAAAGTAAGGAGTGCAGCAGTACAGGAAGAATACCAGAATGCGAAGCCACTTAGGTGTGTTCCATTTGCGCAGCATGACCTGTGTGTAAGCAAGAACCAGTGCCATGATAGCGGACTGGATGCAAACATAGATGAAAATGCCTACATTTCCGGTTCCAAAGAGAGCACGTCCCATGAGAACAAACTGGCTTGTGATCCAGGTGTGGAAGATGGGCTGTGCGTTGTCATATCTGTATATGCCAAAGTACTGATTGAGTTCGTACCAGTTATCTGCGCTGAGTGCTGCAGGATATCTCAATATCAGGTGTATTATCCATGAGAGATAGATAACAGCAAATGAAAAGAGCCATGGATGAGCGTGGTACCTGCGCTTGAGCCCAGTGAATCTGGTTGACTCCATAGCCGGATTAAATGATCCAAGTATGTAGTTAAGGCCTCTTATGATCAGTAAATACAGGTAATAGAAGCCAAATAAGAAAATCAGATCTTTGATGAGATTAAACTTGGGTGTCCACAGTGATGACAGGGAATCTGAGTAAGCGAAGGCTCTGCCACCAACATACATAATGGATAGGAATGCAGATAGAACCTTGTCACCCTTAATAGTTTCCAGCTTGTGCTCAGAATCCACAAGGAATCTGTAATAGATAAATGCCAGAGCACTGGCTATAACAAGGATATAAAAGCCATTGCCAGCAAAGGTGCTATGGAGCTGTTCAAACAGTTTGAAGATAGCATTAATAGCGCCTCTTGTAATATGTGCTTCGTATGGGTCAGGTGTATCCAGAGTTATAAAGAATGCTGATGCAGTTAATAGTCCATATATAAAGGACTTGATATATTTTTTATTCATATAGGAAAAAAGCTCCTTTTAGTATTCTAATAGCCATATATCAGTATACTTGATAAGCGTATAAAAAAGAAGTGGCTGAAGGCTTGATAATTGTGGCATGTATCGGCGAAAAACGATATAATTTAATGTGGTTTAGACTATGGAAAATGGGGAGAGGGATTTGAAAGGTCTGATGAATACCAAGAAGATTATTTATGGAATAGAAATACTGCTTGTTGTGGTATGTTTACTTACTTTGTTTATACCACGTGCGCATTTCGAATATGCTGGTGCTGATTTTGAATCAGAAAATGGTATCTATATGGAAGGGCTGCTGGATGTAGCTGAGCCAGGATACTATATTGATAATACGGTAGCTGAGGCTGGTTCTGAGAAGGTTGTGGTTTCACCAGCGACAAATCTGAGATTCGGAAGCTACGATGTAACTATCAAATATATGGCCAGTAATACTGGAAATACATATTCCTGC
The sequence above is a segment of the Butyrivibrio proteoclasticus B316 genome. Coding sequences within it:
- a CDS encoding glycosyltransferase family 2 protein: MEKTRNELISVVVPIYNAEKYIRRCVDSILAQSYSNLEVILVDDGSTDSTPGILDEYAEVDERVKVIHKKNVGHAHSRNRGLEAATGVFITFMDCDDYMYPDFMEKMYGAICVDDSDLACCSFNYVDEQGQKLGWSEPELERVRVSSIEAQKDFLTKVKIEGFSWNKLVRRSILIDGEIRYPEDQKAFVDMFLWFRAISACKAVSYVSDKLYNYYQMSGSVIHTINDEKMGNYRTTLGNIRGMAHENGLVAEGDYYASARMLSQVIDQIKLDVKSGFKCGFWHKFKWDELFLMDKRETLQAIFSQENGGSKLKTRLKMMMVKLYMK
- a CDS encoding DUF6020 family protein codes for the protein MNKKYIKSFIYGLLTASAFFITLDTPDPYEAHITRGAINAIFKLFEQLHSTFAGNGFYILVIASALAFIYYRFLVDSEHKLETIKGDKVLSAFLSIMYVGGRAFAYSDSLSSLWTPKFNLIKDLIFLFGFYYLYLLIIRGLNYILGSFNPAMESTRFTGLKRRYHAHPWLFSFAVIYLSWIIHLILRYPAALSADNWYELNQYFGIYRYDNAQPIFHTWITSQFVLMGRALFGTGNVGIFIYVCIQSAIMALVLAYTQVMLRKWNTPKWLRILVFFLYCCTPYFMGNAAWAIKDYPHMIGYVIIALCLITIVVEHKTTFSIKKDYKLILVWIAGTMMLTLFRKNGLHIYYATCAVLVITYIILIVKKKAKFSPLPFIVMVVALLLSNAADQAVIASHNVVIERQKDAYSFLFQQTARYVRDYGDEVTATEREAIDGIIEYDKLAKAYTPHCSDNVKSLFRSKSTDEQLKTYFKTWFKMFFKHPMCYVEATWNQSYYIFMPDFDNIVYNQDVDAGKGITTPELIEYLQLYVPDSMQGLPIMICSFYRMVNSLPIISSLNNLALYVIVMLSIMLFMTNKKLGRYLITFVPVWLCIAFIFLAPMIKDQPRYSWAVFYIMPTLVGMYLHLSSTVKE
- a CDS encoding glycosyltransferase family 4 protein; this encodes MKKVLHLLSGGGAGGIEVLCEQIGLRGEYCHEFCFLFSAGIIADRMKEKGITTYDLSSEGFMGKRSRLKETFLEGGYDAVVVHHEGVKIYYLYEMLIRLAEREKLLEVTFIKYLHCAFDEGVFYTGNWIEDRIHHFMLGRTLNDSDHIVAVSEFARDSYVDEYGIDGAKIKVVYNGIDVTKSAFREKTDSLGAEDASRDSSHLLYIGRVVQEKGLEVLLRAMALLKDRGVKTQLDILGDGDARTSLEKLSTDLGISQNVVFHGVVMEKEVYYKAAGIFVYPSTCLEAFGISVIEAMNEGLVCIASRIGGIPEIMSDDSQGILFEAGSVGALADAIVEAQRRCSADFYEDYREKIIERAAEFDIEKSVGELEVLI